From the genome of Gloeomargarita sp. SRBZ-1_bins_9, one region includes:
- the hisD gene encoding histidinol dehydrogenase: MLRVVTHGGEARAELGRISQRLADTQVQAEQVREILAQVRRRGDQALVDYTRQFDQVDLTPGEFLVSGSELDAAYQQVSPELLAAIRLAHQRITEFHRQRVPQTWVHFAPDGMVLGKRYTAVERAGIYIPGGRAAYPSTVLMNCIPAKVAGVSRIAMVTPPGPDKSVNPAVLVAAQECGVQEIYRIGGAQAIGALAFGTETIPAVDVITGPGNIYVTLAKKEVYGRVGIDSLAGPSEVLIIADSTAQPQHVAADLLAQAEHDPMAAAILLTPDADLARQVVQAVAEQLEHHPRRLLTEKSIAHYGLVVVVESLEQAASLANEFAPEHLELAVAEPWDLLPQIRHAGAIFLGHHTPEALGDYLAGPNHTLPTGGAARYSSALGVETFLKASSLVCASAEALRQLGEAVIVLAETEGLHSHAESVRVRLQAEC; encoded by the coding sequence ATGTTACGTGTTGTCACCCACGGGGGCGAAGCCCGAGCCGAATTGGGGCGCATCAGTCAACGCTTGGCGGACACCCAGGTGCAGGCGGAGCAGGTGCGGGAGATTCTGGCCCAAGTGCGACGACGGGGCGACCAGGCCCTAGTGGACTACACGCGCCAGTTTGACCAGGTGGACCTGACCCCAGGCGAATTTCTGGTCTCCGGTTCGGAGTTGGATGCGGCCTACCAGCAGGTCTCGCCGGAGTTATTGGCGGCCATCCGTTTAGCCCACCAGCGGATTACGGAATTTCACCGGCAGCGGGTACCCCAGACCTGGGTGCATTTTGCTCCGGATGGCATGGTCCTGGGCAAGCGGTACACAGCAGTGGAGCGGGCCGGTATTTATATCCCCGGCGGGCGGGCGGCCTATCCCAGTACGGTATTGATGAACTGTATTCCGGCCAAGGTGGCGGGGGTTTCCCGGATTGCCATGGTCACACCCCCCGGACCGGACAAAAGCGTCAATCCGGCGGTGCTGGTGGCGGCCCAGGAGTGCGGTGTGCAGGAAATCTATCGCATCGGCGGGGCGCAGGCGATTGGGGCGCTGGCTTTTGGCACGGAGACCATCCCGGCGGTGGATGTGATCACCGGTCCGGGCAACATTTACGTCACGCTGGCGAAAAAAGAGGTCTATGGCCGGGTGGGGATTGACAGCCTGGCAGGGCCATCAGAAGTGCTGATCATCGCCGACAGCACGGCCCAACCCCAGCACGTGGCGGCGGATTTACTGGCCCAAGCGGAACACGACCCGATGGCGGCCGCTATTTTGCTTACGCCCGATGCTGATTTGGCCCGGCAGGTGGTGCAGGCGGTGGCGGAGCAACTGGAGCACCATCCCCGGCGTCTGTTGACGGAAAAGTCCATCGCCCATTATGGGTTGGTGGTGGTGGTGGAGTCGTTGGAGCAGGCGGCGAGTTTGGCTAACGAATTTGCGCCGGAGCATTTGGAGTTGGCGGTGGCGGAACCCTGGGATTTGTTGCCCCAGATTCGCCATGCGGGGGCCATTTTCTTGGGGCACCATACGCCGGAGGCCCTGGGGGATTACCTGGCCGGTCCCAATCACACTCTGCCTACCGGCGGCGCGGCCCGCTACAGTTCAGCCCTGGGGGTGGAAACGTTTCTCAAAGCCAGCAGTCTTGTCTGTGCGTCGGCGGAGGCCCTACGGCAACTGGGCGAAGCTGTGATAGTCTTAGCGGAGACGGAGGGGCTTCATTCCCACGCCGAGTCGGTGCGGGTGCGGTTGCAGGCGGAATGCTAA
- the rpsT gene encoding 30S ribosomal protein S20, whose product MANTKSAIKRIKIAERNRLRNKAYKSAVKTLMKKCLLAIQAGDVQAGELAMRAAYSKIDKAVKRGVLHANNGARKKARLARHLKRLLAQQSEQAAASA is encoded by the coding sequence GTGGCTAACACCAAGTCGGCCATCAAGCGGATCAAAATTGCGGAACGGAATCGCCTGCGCAATAAGGCCTATAAGTCGGCTGTCAAGACCTTGATGAAAAAGTGTTTGTTGGCGATCCAAGCGGGGGATGTGCAGGCGGGGGAGCTGGCGATGCGGGCTGCCTACAGCAAGATTGACAAGGCGGTCAAGCGGGGGGTCCTTCATGCTAACAATGGTGCCCGTAAGAAGGCGCGCTTGGCCCGCCACTTAAAACGGTTGTTGGCGCAACAATCAGAGCAAGCTGCTGCTTCGGCCTAG
- a CDS encoding TatD family hydrolase: MPPLVDTHVHLNFPELAGELLPLRARWQQAGVVGLVHSCVTPEEFGAIQALVQELPELVCAVGLHPLEAHRWSVQVGRAIEQAICWGDRVVAVGETGLDFYKATNRQEQERAFWEQLLLAQGHDLAVIIHCREAAAPMRELLGRFWACHGPVRGVMHCWSGTPEEMQWFLELGLLISFSGIVTFKNARAVQACVPLVPADRLLVETDCPFLAPVPYRGQRNEPAYVLPVAEKVAALRGESLARVAHQTTDNASGLFRLPVAVA; encoded by the coding sequence ATGCCGCCCTTGGTTGATACCCATGTTCACTTGAACTTCCCGGAGCTTGCCGGTGAGTTACTCCCCTTACGGGCGCGCTGGCAGCAGGCGGGGGTGGTGGGGCTGGTGCACTCCTGTGTAACGCCGGAGGAGTTTGGGGCCATTCAGGCGCTAGTGCAGGAGTTACCGGAGTTGGTCTGTGCGGTGGGGTTGCATCCTTTGGAGGCGCACCGGTGGAGTGTCCAGGTGGGACGGGCCATCGAACAGGCCATTTGCTGGGGGGACCGGGTGGTGGCGGTGGGGGAAACGGGGCTGGACTTTTACAAGGCCACGAACCGCCAGGAGCAGGAGCGGGCGTTTTGGGAGCAGTTGTTGCTGGCTCAGGGCCATGACCTGGCGGTGATCATCCACTGTCGGGAGGCGGCGGCGCCGATGCGGGAGTTGCTGGGGCGGTTTTGGGCTTGCCATGGCCCAGTGCGGGGGGTGATGCACTGTTGGAGTGGAACACCGGAGGAGATGCAGTGGTTTTTGGAGCTGGGGTTGTTGATCAGTTTCAGCGGCATTGTCACCTTCAAGAATGCCCGGGCGGTGCAGGCTTGTGTGCCCCTGGTGCCGGCGGACCGCTTGCTGGTGGAGACGGATTGTCCTTTCTTGGCGCCGGTGCCCTACCGGGGTCAGCGCAATGAACCGGCCTACGTCCTGCCAGTGGCAGAAAAGGTGGCGGCCCTGCGGGGTGAATCCCTGGCGCGGGTAGCCCACCAGACGACCGATAACGCCAGTGGGCTGTTTCGGTTACCGGTTGCGGTGGCATAA
- the rpoB gene encoding DNA-directed RNA polymerase subunit beta — protein MVMSANMFLLPDLIEIQRASFRWFLEEGLIEELKNFSPITDYTGKIELHFLGEQYKLKRPKYDPEEAKRRDASYAVQVYVPAQLLNKETGEIITQEVFIGDLPLMTDRGTFIINGAERVIVNQIVRSPGIYYKEDKDKNNRRTYSASLIPSRGAWLKFETDKNDLMWVRIDKTRKLSLMVLLKAMGLSDSEIFDNLRYPDYLRKTMEKEGNPTEEEALLELYRKLRPGEPPTASGGEQLLYARFFDPKRYDLGKVGRYKLNKKLELAVPEDIRVLTKDDILKAVNYLINLEHGIGEIDDIDHLGNRRVRSVGELLQNQVRVGLNRLERIIKDRMTTAESERLTPVNLVNPKPLVAAIKEFFGSSQLSQFMDQTNPLAELTHKRRISALGPGGLSRERAGFAVRDIHPSHYGRICPIETPEGPNAGLIGSLATYARVNQYGFIETPFYRVEHGRIRRDLPPVYMTADQEDERRVAPADIRADADGNILDPIVTVRYNRAVTQCERHEVEFVAVSPVQVVSVATSLIPFLEHDDANRALMGSNMQRQAVPLLKPERPLVGTGLEAQAARDSGMVVVSRTDGQVTYVDAERIRVRTPQGQEIEYELQKYQRSNQDTCINQRPLVYVGDRVQRGQVLADGAATEGGELALGRNVLVAYMPWEGYNYEDAILISERLVAEDVYTTIHVEKYEIEARQTKLGPEEITREVPNVGEDALAQLDENGIIRVGAWVEAGDILVGKVTPKGESDQPPEEKLLRAIFGEKARDVRDNSLRVPNGEKGRVVGVQVFNKDFKDELPPGVNMVVRVYVAQKRKIQVGDKMAGRHGNKGIISRILPRQDMPYLPDGTPIDIVLNPLGVPSRMNVGQVFECMLGMAGLHLGVRFKLVPFDEMYGPEASKRLVHQKLKEAAQKTGKSWLFNPEHPGKVKLIDGRTGEPFDRPVTVGCAYMLKLVHLVDDKIHARSTGPYSLVTQQPLGGKAQQGGQRFGEMEVWALEAFGAAHILQELLTVKSDDTRGRNEALNAIVKGRPIPEPGTPESFKVLMRELQSLCIDIAAYKNIEDEETGETRVVEVDLMSDPPSSRRIPPRPTAYESLGQDDDET, from the coding sequence ATGGTGATGAGCGCAAATATGTTCCTGCTGCCGGATTTGATCGAAATCCAACGGGCTAGCTTTCGCTGGTTTTTGGAGGAGGGGCTGATTGAAGAGCTAAAAAACTTCTCGCCTATTACGGATTACACGGGTAAGATTGAGCTGCATTTTCTCGGGGAGCAGTACAAGCTCAAGCGCCCCAAATATGACCCGGAGGAGGCCAAACGCCGGGATGCGTCCTACGCGGTGCAGGTCTATGTGCCGGCCCAATTGCTGAATAAAGAAACGGGGGAAATTATTACCCAGGAGGTGTTCATCGGCGACTTGCCTTTGATGACGGACCGGGGCACGTTTATTATCAATGGGGCGGAGCGGGTGATCGTCAACCAAATCGTCCGCAGCCCGGGGATTTACTACAAGGAGGATAAGGATAAAAATAACCGCCGCACCTACAGCGCCAGCTTGATTCCCAGCCGGGGGGCCTGGCTGAAATTTGAAACGGACAAAAACGACCTGATGTGGGTGCGGATTGATAAGACCCGTAAGTTATCGCTGATGGTGCTCCTGAAGGCGATGGGGTTGTCGGATAGCGAGATTTTTGACAACCTGCGGTATCCCGACTACCTGCGCAAGACGATGGAAAAGGAGGGCAACCCCACGGAGGAGGAGGCGCTGCTGGAGCTGTACCGCAAGTTGCGTCCCGGGGAACCGCCGACGGCTAGTGGGGGGGAACAGTTGCTCTATGCTCGCTTTTTCGACCCGAAGCGCTACGACCTGGGGAAAGTGGGGCGCTACAAGCTCAATAAGAAATTGGAGTTGGCGGTGCCGGAGGATATCCGGGTGCTGACCAAAGACGATATTCTCAAGGCGGTGAACTATCTCATCAACCTGGAGCATGGGATTGGGGAGATCGATGACATTGACCACTTGGGTAACCGGCGGGTGCGCTCGGTGGGAGAGCTGCTGCAAAACCAGGTGCGGGTGGGCCTGAATCGCCTGGAGCGGATTATCAAAGACCGGATGACGACGGCGGAAAGTGAGCGCCTGACGCCGGTGAACCTGGTGAACCCTAAACCCCTGGTGGCGGCAATTAAGGAGTTTTTCGGCTCGTCCCAACTGTCCCAGTTCATGGACCAGACCAATCCCCTGGCGGAGTTGACCCACAAGCGGCGTATCAGTGCCCTGGGGCCGGGGGGCTTGAGTCGGGAACGGGCGGGGTTTGCGGTGCGGGATATTCACCCGTCCCACTATGGCCGGATTTGCCCCATCGAGACGCCGGAGGGTCCCAACGCGGGGTTGATCGGTTCCCTGGCAACCTACGCCCGGGTGAACCAGTATGGGTTTATCGAGACGCCCTTTTACCGGGTGGAGCATGGGCGCATTCGGCGGGATTTGCCTCCGGTGTACATGACGGCGGACCAGGAGGATGAGCGACGGGTGGCGCCGGCGGATATTCGGGCCGATGCGGATGGGAATATTCTGGACCCGATAGTGACGGTGCGCTACAACCGGGCGGTGACCCAGTGCGAGCGCCATGAGGTGGAATTCGTGGCGGTGTCGCCGGTGCAGGTGGTGTCGGTGGCCACATCGCTGATTCCTTTTCTGGAGCACGACGATGCCAACCGGGCCTTGATGGGGTCGAATATGCAGCGCCAGGCGGTGCCCCTGCTCAAACCGGAGCGGCCTTTGGTAGGAACAGGGCTGGAGGCCCAGGCGGCTCGGGACTCGGGGATGGTCGTCGTCAGCCGCACGGACGGGCAAGTGACCTACGTGGATGCGGAGCGGATCCGGGTGCGCACCCCCCAGGGGCAGGAGATTGAATACGAGTTGCAAAAGTACCAGCGCTCCAACCAGGACACCTGCATTAACCAACGGCCCCTGGTGTATGTGGGGGATAGGGTGCAGCGGGGACAGGTGCTGGCGGATGGGGCGGCCACGGAGGGGGGCGAGCTGGCCCTGGGACGGAACGTGCTGGTGGCCTACATGCCCTGGGAGGGCTACAACTACGAGGACGCCATCTTGATTTCCGAGCGCCTGGTGGCGGAGGACGTGTACACCACCATCCACGTGGAGAAGTACGAAATCGAGGCGCGCCAGACGAAATTGGGGCCGGAGGAAATCACCCGGGAAGTTCCCAACGTAGGGGAGGATGCCCTGGCCCAGTTGGACGAAAACGGCATTATCCGGGTGGGCGCCTGGGTGGAAGCGGGGGACATCCTAGTGGGCAAAGTTACCCCCAAAGGGGAGTCGGACCAACCGCCGGAGGAAAAACTCCTACGGGCTATCTTCGGGGAGAAGGCGCGGGATGTGCGGGATAACTCCCTGCGGGTGCCCAACGGGGAAAAGGGCCGCGTGGTGGGGGTGCAGGTCTTTAACAAAGACTTTAAGGACGAGCTGCCCCCGGGGGTGAATATGGTGGTGCGGGTCTATGTGGCCCAGAAGCGCAAGATTCAGGTGGGGGATAAGATGGCGGGGCGCCACGGCAATAAGGGGATCATCTCCCGGATTTTGCCCCGGCAAGACATGCCCTACCTGCCGGATGGGACCCCCATTGACATCGTGCTCAATCCCCTGGGGGTGCCGTCGCGGATGAACGTGGGTCAGGTGTTTGAATGCATGCTGGGGATGGCGGGGCTACACCTGGGGGTGCGGTTTAAGCTGGTGCCCTTTGACGAGATGTACGGCCCGGAGGCCTCCAAGCGGCTGGTGCACCAGAAGTTAAAAGAAGCGGCCCAAAAGACGGGCAAGTCCTGGTTGTTTAACCCGGAACACCCGGGCAAGGTGAAGTTGATCGACGGGCGCACGGGGGAACCCTTCGACCGGCCGGTGACGGTGGGCTGCGCCTATATGCTCAAGCTGGTGCACCTGGTGGACGACAAGATTCACGCCCGCTCCACGGGTCCCTACTCCCTGGTGACGCAGCAGCCCTTGGGGGGGAAAGCCCAGCAGGGGGGCCAGCGCTTTGGGGAGATGGAGGTGTGGGCGTTGGAGGCCTTTGGGGCAGCCCATATCCTGCAGGAGCTGCTCACGGTCAAGTCGGACGACACCCGCGGGCGCAACGAAGCCCTCAACGCCATTGTCAAGGGGCGACCGATTCCCGAGCCGGGTACGCCGGAGTCCTTCAAGGTGTTGATGCGGGAGTTGCAGTCCCTGTGTATTGACATTGCCGCCTACAAAAACATCGAGGACGAGGAGACGGGGGAAACCCGAGTGGTGGAGGTGGATTTGATGAGTGACCCGCCTAGCTCCCGCCGCATTCCCCCCCGCCCGACGGCCTACGAGTCCCTGGGCCAAGACGACGATGAGACCTGA